CTCCGCCTTCCAGTCTTCGACGGAGACGCCGATCGGCAGGTAGGCGAGCGGATCGTGCGCGCTGGTCTGGTCGGTGACCACGTCGATCGGCACCCCGCGGCGGAACAGCTCGGGGAACACCTCGGCCGCATTGCCGACGACACCCACCGAGAGCGCCTCACCGGCGTCCTTGGCGGCGACCGCCCTTGCGACGGCCGTGTCGAGGTCGGTGTGGTACTCGTCGAGGTAACCGTGCTCCACACGACGCGCGAGTCGCGTCTCGTCGACGTCGACGATGAGGCACGCCCCCTCGTTGAGGGTGACGGCGAGCGGCTGCGCGCCGCCCATTCCTCCGGCGCCCCCGGTGAGCGACAGGGTCCCGCGCAGAGACTCCTTGCCCAGCGACCGCGCGACCGCCGCGAACGTCTCATACGTCCCCTGCAGGATGCCCTGCGACCCGATGTAGATCCACGACCCGGCGGTCATCTGGCCGTACATGGTGAGGCCGAGAGCTTCCAGCCTGCGGAACTCGGGCCACGTCGCCCAATCGCCCACGAGGTTCGAGTTCGCGATGAGCACGCGCGGGGCCCACTCGTGGGTGCGGAACACACCAACCGGCTTGCCCGACTGCACGAGCAGGGTCTCATCGGGCTCGAGCTCGTCGAGCGTGCGGACGATCGCGTCGTAGGCCTCCCAGCTCCGGGCCGCGCGCCCCGTGCCGCCGTACACCACGAGATCCTCAGGATGCTCGGCGACCTCGGGATCGAGATTGTTCATCAGCATCCGCTTGGCGGCCTCGGCACCCCAGCTCTTGGCGGTGCGCGTGTTGCCGCGGGGTGCGCGGACGGTGCGTGCATCAGTCATCGACGTGCTCCTTTGCGATTCGTGCGATGGCGCCGGACTGCACCAGCGCAGTCACGGCCTCCATGTCCGGGGAGAGGAAACGGTCAGGCCCTGGGCCGCCGGCGACCGTGCGCACGAGGTCTCGGACGGCGCCTGTGGCTGGTCCTGCCTCGAGCGGGGCGCGCAGATCCAGCGCGCGGGCGCCGGTGAGGATCTCGATCGCGAGCACTCGACCGAGCCCGTCGATCGCGCGGCGAAGCTTGCGAGCGGCGGCCCATCCCATCGACACGTGGTCCTCCTGCATCGCCGACGAGGGGATGGAGTCGACAGACGCAGGGACGGCGAGGCGCTTGAGCTCGGACACGATGCCGGCCGCGGCGTACTGGGCGATCATGAGCCCGGAGTCCACGCCCACCTCGTCGGCGAGGAAGGGCGCGAGGCCGCGGTTGCGTGCCGGATCGAGCGCGCGGTCGGTCCGCCGCTCGGATACGGATGCCACGTCGGCGACCGAGATCGCGAGGAAGTCGAGGACCGCCGCGACGGGGGCTCCGTGGAAGTTGCCGTTGGATTCGATCCGCCCGTCGAGCGTGATGATGGGGTTGTCCACCACGCTCGCCAGCTCTCGCTCCGCGATCGCGGTCGCGTGCGCCATCGTGTCGCGCGCGGCACCGTGCACCTGCGGCGAGCAGCGCAGGGAGTACGCGTCCTGCACGCGGCCGTCCTCAGGCCCCTTGTG
This Microbacterium sp. XT11 DNA region includes the following protein-coding sequences:
- the hutU gene encoding urocanate hydratase is translated as MTDARTVRAPRGNTRTAKSWGAEAAKRMLMNNLDPEVAEHPEDLVVYGGTGRAARSWEAYDAIVRTLDELEPDETLLVQSGKPVGVFRTHEWAPRVLIANSNLVGDWATWPEFRRLEALGLTMYGQMTAGSWIYIGSQGILQGTYETFAAVARSLGKESLRGTLSLTGGAGGMGGAQPLAVTLNEGACLIVDVDETRLARRVEHGYLDEYHTDLDTAVARAVAAKDAGEALSVGVVGNAAEVFPELFRRGVPIDVVTDQTSAHDPLAYLPIGVSVEDWKAEAERDPEEFTRRSRESMAAHVAAMVAFQDAGAAVFDYGNSIRAEAKLGGFERAFEFPGFVPAYIRPQFEEGRGPFRWAALSGDPEDIYKTDRAIAELFPDDKALHRWLEKAGEKVHFEGLPARICWLGYKERHLAGLRFNEMVASGELSAPIVIGRDHLDSGSVASPYRETEAMKDGSDAIADWPLLNALLNTASGASWVSLHHGGGVGIGRSIHAGQVTVADGTDLAAQKLERVLTNDPGTGVMRHVDAGYDHAKDIARERGLTIPMGL